The genomic DNA CACGATGTGATGCCCGACACGCTTGCCGGATTTGCCGATACATTGCGTGCAAAGCTCGGCGCGCTGGACGCGGGCGAGGCGGAGGCCGCGCGGCTGGCCGAGGCGGTGCGCGAGGCACAGGCGGCCTATGACGAAGCGGCGGCGGCACTGACCGCGGGCAGGGAAAAGGCGGCCCGCAAGCTCGACAAGGCGGTGAGCGCGGAGCTTGCCCCGCTGAAGATGGAGCGTGCCGTTTTCGCGACACAGATTTCGCCGGAAACACCCGGACCCGATGGCAAGGACGCCGTATCCTTCACCGTGGCGACCAACCCCGGCGCGCCTGCCGGACCGCTCAACAAGATCGCCTCCGGCGGCGAATTGAGCCGCTTTCTGCTGGCCTTGAAGGTTTGCCTGACGAAGGATCAGACCGGTCTGACGCTGATTTTCGACGAAATCGACCGCGGCGTCGGCGGGGCCACTGCGGATGCGGTGGGCCGCAGGCTGGCCTCGATTGCGGCACGCGGTCAGGTTCTTGTCGTGACACACTCGCCGCAGGTGGCCGCTCTGGGCGCCCATCACTGGCGGGTCGAGAAATCGGTGGCAAAGGGCATGACCACCACCAATGTCGTGCCATTGGCCCCCGACGAGCGGGTCGACGAGGTGGCCCGCATGGTCGCCGGCGATACGATCACTGATGCCGCGCGGGATGCCGCGCGCGCCCTGCTGAGCGCCTGAGCGGGCGGGGGTGAGCCGGATGCGTGATACGGTGACCCTATGACCGCGCCGCGCAAATCCTTTCTGTCGCAACAGATGACAATGGCCGTCACCAGCTGCAAAGACGGTTGGGCCGTGTTGCGCCACAAGGGGCCGAGCAAGGTGACCTTCTGGTTCATCGCCTTGGTGATCGGCATCGCGGCGGGGTTCGCGGCACTTTTTTTCCGCAAGGGTATCAACGCGCTACAGGCGTTTCTTTACGGAACGGATGATGTGCAGTTCCTGCATACGTTCATTTCGGGACTGGAGTGGTATTACATCGTTCTCATCCCTACCTGCGGCGGTCTGGTCAGCGGGTTGATCCTGCATCACTTTACCAAAGACGCGCGGGCACGGTCGGTGGCGGATGTCATCGTCGGCTCGGCCCTGCACGACGGTCGGGTCGAAACCCGCGCCGGTCTGGCTTCGGCACTGGCGTCGCTGGTCACGCTATCGACCGGCGGGTCCTCGGGCCGCGAGGGGCCGGTTGTGCATCTGGCCGCCGTGATCACCACCTGGGTGAACCGCCGGATCAATGCCGACGGGATCACGGGCCGCGATCTGCTCGGCTGTGCTGTTGCGGCCGCGGTGTCCGCGAGTTTCAACGCCCCCATCGCCGGGGCGCTCTTCGCGCTTGAAGTGGTGCTGCGCCATTTCGCCGTGCATGCCTTTGCGCCCATCGTGATCGCGTCGGTTGCCGGAACGGTCATCAATCGGCTGGAATTTGGCGGGGTGACCGAATTCAAATTGCCCACCACCGGCGAGCTGCAATTCTACGTCGAGCTGCCTGCCTTTTTGTTGCTGGGGCTGACGTGTGGGTTCATCGCCGTGACCCTGATGCGGGCGATTTTCTGGGCCGAGGATATCGGCAATGCGATCCAGTCGCGCACGCGGCTGCCCCGCTGGTTGCGCCCCATGGTGGCAGGAGCGGCGTTGGGCGTTCTGGCGCTGTGGTTTCCGCATATCATCGGCGTAGGCTACGAGACGACATCGCTGGCGCTGACCGGAGAGTTGATGTTGCACGAGGCGGTTGTGTTCGCGATCCTCAAGGTCATTGCGGTGGCCATCACACTGGGCGGCAGGATGGGGGGCGGGGTGTTTTCGCCCTCTCTGATGCTCGGGGCGCTCAGCGGGCTGGCCTTCGGGTTGATTGCCACGGGCATTTTCCCCGATGTGTCCGGCTCGACCTCGCTATACGCGCTGGCGGGCATGGGGGCCGTGGCCGCGGCGGTGTTGGGCGCGCCGATTTCTACAACGCTGATCGTGTTCGAATTGACCGGGGACTGGCAGACCGGTCTGGCCGTTATGGTGGCCGTCAGCATGTCAACGGCGATTGCCAGCCGTGCGGTCGACCACAGTTTCTTCCTCACCCAGATTGAACGGCGGGGCATCCATCTGGCGGCGGGGCCGCAGGCCTATCTGTTGTCGATGTTCACCGCCGCCAAAACCATGCGCTCGCCGGACCACCCCCGTGCCGCCGACGAAGAGCGGTGTTGGGACATGATCGGCGCGGGGGTTTACGTGGACGGGGCTGCAACGCTCGAAGCGGCGATGCCGATATTCGAGCAGTCGGGCGCGAATTTCGTGCCGGTTGTCACGTTGTCATCGGATGCCTCGCCGCCCGAGCTTTTGGGGGCGCTTTTCCACGTTGACGCGCTGCGGGCCTACAACAGGGCATTGGCCGCAACAGCGGCCGAAGAGCATTCCTAGATCTTCTCGACGGCGATTTCATCGCGGGGATAGAAGGCCAGATGGTCCTTTATTTCGGCGACCGCCTCTTTGGGGGCTTCATAGCTCCAGACGGCATTGTCCAGCGTGCGGCTTTTGGTGACGACCGAGAAATAGGAGGCGTCGCCCTTGTGCGGGCAATGCGTCGTCTTGTCCGTCGCATCCAGAAACGCCATCGCAATGTCGCCACGCGGGAAATAGATCACCGGTGGGTAGTCACCCTCGACCAGCTCCAGCGCGTTGTCGCTTTCGCCCAGAACAGCGCCGCCCGCCCGCACTGTCCACGTGCCCGCTGCTTTCTGAATGGTGATATGTGATGCCATTTGTGTATCCCTCCCCGTCGCGCGCGCGCTTACAGTGGCGCAGTTGCGGCATCTAACCACTCTTTCGCGGCGGGCGTAACCCGTGGGCCGATTTTTGTGGCCACCTCGCGATGATACGCATCAAGCCACGTCCGCGCGTCCGTGCTGAGCATGTCGGTGACAATGAGGCGCCGGTCAATGGGCACAAAGGCGAGCGTGCGCCAGTCAAGCATCTTGCGGTGGGCGTCGCCGCCCGGGACAGGGTCGGCCTGCTGCACGACCAGCAGGTTCTCGATGCGAATGCCGAACGCGCCCTCGCGGTAATAGCCCGGCTCATTGCTCAGGATCATGCCGGGTTTCAGCGGCACGGTGTTGATCCGGCTGAGCCGTTGAGGCCCTTCGTGCACGCTCAGATACGCACCGACCCCGTGCCCCAGCCCATGGTCGAAATCCTGCCCCGCCATCCACAGCGGCAGACGGCCGATCATCTCGATATGTGCGCCCGCAAGCCCTTCGGGCCAGCGCAGGCGGCTCATCGCGATCATCCCCTCGAGCACGCGGGTAAAGGCGGCGCAGGCCTCATCTGGGGGTTTCCCGATGGCTATGGTACGGGTGATGTCGGTGGTGCCGTCGAGGTACTGACCGCCGCTGTCGAGTACCAGAAGCTGGCCATCCTGCAGCACGCTGTCGGTCTCTTCGGTGACGCGGTAATGCATGATTGCGCCGTTGGGACCCGTGCCCGCGATGGTTTCGAAACTGATGTCCTGCAGGCCATTGTCGCGACGGCGCAGCGTCTCGAGATGGCTGACCACCTGTGTTTCGCGCAAGGAACCGGGCGCTTGCTGATCCAGCCAGCACAGCATTTCGACCATCGCGGCACCATCGCGCAGATGCGCCGCTGCCGCGCCTTCGATCTCGGCGGCGTTCTTGCAGGCCTTGGGCAGGGCGCAGGGCTCCGCCGCTCTTGCCCCGCGCGCACCAAGCGTATCCGCCACGATGCGCGGTGCCGTGTCAGGGTCATACCCGACAGTGCCCGTCACCCCCTCGAGCGCGGG from Sulfitobacter sp. S190 includes the following:
- a CDS encoding chloride channel protein, yielding MTAPRKSFLSQQMTMAVTSCKDGWAVLRHKGPSKVTFWFIALVIGIAAGFAALFFRKGINALQAFLYGTDDVQFLHTFISGLEWYYIVLIPTCGGLVSGLILHHFTKDARARSVADVIVGSALHDGRVETRAGLASALASLVTLSTGGSSGREGPVVHLAAVITTWVNRRINADGITGRDLLGCAVAAAVSASFNAPIAGALFALEVVLRHFAVHAFAPIVIASVAGTVINRLEFGGVTEFKLPTTGELQFYVELPAFLLLGLTCGFIAVTLMRAIFWAEDIGNAIQSRTRLPRWLRPMVAGAALGVLALWFPHIIGVGYETTSLALTGELMLHEAVVFAILKVIAVAITLGGRMGGGVFSPSLMLGALSGLAFGLIATGIFPDVSGSTSLYALAGMGAVAAAVLGAPISTTLIVFELTGDWQTGLAVMVAVSMSTAIASRAVDHSFFLTQIERRGIHLAAGPQAYLLSMFTAAKTMRSPDHPRAADEERCWDMIGAGVYVDGAATLEAAMPIFEQSGANFVPVVTLSSDASPPELLGALFHVDALRAYNRALAATAAEEHS
- a CDS encoding DUF427 domain-containing protein; protein product: MASHITIQKAAGTWTVRAGGAVLGESDNALELVEGDYPPVIYFPRGDIAMAFLDATDKTTHCPHKGDASYFSVVTKSRTLDNAVWSYEAPKEAVAEIKDHLAFYPRDEIAVEKI
- a CDS encoding aminopeptidase P family protein, yielding MFQTFEVTARPEQGPPRLAALRERMAAQDLDGFIVPRADAHQGEYVAARDARLAWLTGFTGSAGFCVALADRAGVFVDGRYRTQVKAQVAEVFTPVAWPETTLADWLLEALPGGGQVGFDPWLHTVREIERAEAALEGSGIKLVQSDNLVDAIWDDQPAPPAAPAKAHPLEFAGEAHGDKRARLALTLVDAGQSAAVITLPDSLCWLLNIRGADIERNPVVQAFGLLHADGSVDLFAEPTKFETLHDHLGPDVRLAPVGDFLPALEGVTGTVGYDPDTAPRIVADTLGARGARAAEPCALPKACKNAAEIEGAAAAHLRDGAAMVEMLCWLDQQAPGSLRETQVVSHLETLRRRDNGLQDISFETIAGTGPNGAIMHYRVTEETDSVLQDGQLLVLDSGGQYLDGTTDITRTIAIGKPPDEACAAFTRVLEGMIAMSRLRWPEGLAGAHIEMIGRLPLWMAGQDFDHGLGHGVGAYLSVHEGPQRLSRINTVPLKPGMILSNEPGYYREGAFGIRIENLLVVQQADPVPGGDAHRKMLDWRTLAFVPIDRRLIVTDMLSTDARTWLDAYHREVATKIGPRVTPAAKEWLDAATAPL